A single region of the Kineosporiaceae bacterium SCSIO 59966 genome encodes:
- a CDS encoding PDZ domain-containing protein — protein MSAPVSVEEQADGGTAGSARHRLGWATRALLPAFLGILLFSVLAVVPLPFAIMKPGPVRDTLGEYRGEPLIQVDGHSTYPTDGALELTTVSVFGGPGGDVFALDVLLAWLRPEESVLPEDEVFPPDVTEQDIEQRNTEEMVSSQENATAAAMHELGIPVPTTLTVAGFSPGSDAEEMLAEGDVVLAVDGQEVPDLPQLRDRMQQVDPGDPVTVRVERDGAPVEVEVTTTRGPEGETLLGVLIDPRYEFPFDVSIQIEDIGGPSAGLMFALGIVDKLTPGAMTGGERIAGTGTIDSSGRVGPIGGIRQKLVGAASSGATHFLAPAGNCDEVVGAVPEGLQVVRVETLGEARDAVEAIADGADADLPTCR, from the coding sequence GTGAGCGCACCGGTCTCCGTCGAGGAGCAGGCGGACGGCGGGACGGCCGGCTCCGCGCGGCACCGCCTGGGGTGGGCGACCCGCGCGCTGCTGCCGGCCTTCCTCGGGATCCTGCTGTTCTCGGTCCTGGCGGTCGTGCCCCTCCCGTTCGCGATCATGAAGCCCGGCCCGGTGCGCGACACCCTCGGGGAGTACCGCGGCGAGCCCCTCATCCAGGTCGACGGGCACTCCACGTACCCGACGGACGGCGCGCTGGAGCTCACGACGGTGTCGGTCTTCGGCGGACCGGGCGGGGACGTCTTCGCCCTCGACGTGCTGCTCGCCTGGCTGCGCCCCGAGGAGTCGGTGCTGCCCGAGGACGAGGTGTTCCCGCCGGACGTCACCGAGCAGGACATCGAGCAGCGCAACACCGAGGAGATGGTGTCCTCCCAGGAGAACGCGACCGCCGCGGCGATGCACGAGCTCGGTATCCCCGTGCCCACGACGCTCACCGTCGCCGGGTTCTCTCCCGGCTCGGACGCCGAGGAGATGCTGGCCGAGGGGGACGTCGTGCTCGCCGTGGACGGCCAGGAGGTGCCGGACCTGCCCCAGCTGCGGGACCGGATGCAGCAGGTGGACCCGGGGGACCCGGTCACGGTGCGCGTCGAGCGCGACGGGGCGCCCGTCGAGGTCGAGGTGACGACGACCCGCGGGCCGGAGGGAGAGACGTTGCTCGGGGTCCTCATCGACCCCCGCTACGAGTTCCCGTTCGACGTCAGCATCCAGATCGAGGACATCGGCGGCCCGAGCGCCGGGCTGATGTTCGCCCTGGGCATCGTCGACAAGCTCACCCCGGGGGCGATGACCGGCGGCGAGCGGATCGCCGGCACCGGCACCATCGACTCCTCCGGGCGGGTGGGCCCCATCGGCGGCATCCGGCAGAAGCTCGTCGGCGCCGCGAGCAGCGGGGCCACGCACTTCCTCGCCCCGGCGGGCAACTGCGACGAGGTCGTCGGAGCGGTTCCCGAGGGCCTGCAGGTGGTGCGGGTCGAGACGCTGGGGGAGGCGCGGGACGCGGTCGAGGCCATCGCCGACGGCGCGGACGCCGACCTGCCGACCTGCCGGTGA